The genomic region GCAGACCGAAGCGGTTCGCGTCGCGTGCATGGCTTACGATGAATCCGGCACGCAGCATCAACAGACCGGTCATCGCGGCAAACCACCAGGGGGCTATCAGCTCGCGCGTGCCCAGCCAATGGATCACGCCAAGCGAAAGCACCGCGATCGCGGTCATTGGGATACCACCACGGCTTTGCCGGAAAGCCTGATCGATCAGGCTCGCACGCAGCGATTCACGGTCCGCCTCACTGACTGAGCGGTTCCGGTCGCTATATCGTGGCCGATACTGGCCGTTCATGACAGGCAAGAAACAGATTCCGTGAGGGCTCGATCGTCCGGGCTACCGGGCCACTTCGTCCGCAAGACATCTGCGCAATGCTAACAGCCCGATCCGAGGAAACGTATTCGCTCAACTCGACACGCGAACCCGCGATCCGGTGGCAAGGGCCGCACGCGACCGCGTGAACGAACGCCGTCCCATTGCGTCAATATCGGCCAAATTCGCGAAATGCTTAGCCCGCCGACGCAGTCATGGCCCGCAGGTCGAGGCTCGCTTGCATCATCCGAACGATGTCCTGGACACTGCCTTCATTGCGCCCGTACGAAATCCGCAGTTCTGCGTCGCTGCGATGTTCAGGGTTCATTGACAGGGATACGTCGACGCTGCTGGATATCGCGCTCGAGAATATCGATCACCTCGCGAAAGGCCTCGGCATTCGCCGCATCGATCTCGGACAGGCGCCGGTGCGCATCCAGTACCAGATCCGCAAAAGCCCCGGCGCCATCTCCCTGCTCTGTCAGATCGGCCAGGTTGCCAACCTCACCTACGGGTTCACCACGCAATTCGAACAGGCGATCAAAACAGACCCCCAACAACGTGGAGGTCACAGCTGCCTCGGTGGTCACAATGATCGGCCGAGGTTTGTCCTGTTCACGCGACCAGTTGGCGATCCTTACCAGGACACCCAGGCAGGTGCTGTCGATCTTTTCCGCCTCGGTCAGATCGACGTAGAACCTGTACGTGTCTTCAGCTTCAAACGCGCGGTCCAGCAGTGCGTTGAGCGCGGGTGCCATCGAATAACGCAGATCGCCGCCCAGCTTGATGAACCAGGTCCCATGATCTTGTGCGTAGCGCGCAAAGTGCTCGGGCATCGTCATTCCATCCGCTCGATAACGGGCATAGATATCGTCAGGATAGGCGCCCCCGGCTTCCAATCCCAGCGCACGAAGCAGGTCCATGCGCGACAGCCCCGGCCGGGATGCCGCGATGAGCAGTTGCGCACGTTTTTCGTCCAGCCGGCGGCCGGCCAGGACCGCTACAACACGGTCTTCGATACGCGCCAAAGATGCGCTCGCCGTGTGGCAAAAGCTGCTGCAAACCGCGCCAGGCTGCGGCATCCCGCTCCAGTCGCTCGGCGTCGCTCTCACCATCGTGCTGCGGAACGCGAAATCCGCTGCCTGGGAGATAACTGACGAAATTGAAATGCGTCATTGGGTCATCCTCGACCACCAGTCGGCGAACCCGATTGGTTGCCCTGCGACATATAATCGAATCGCGCCGCGTAACCCAGCCATATTCTTGATCGGCGCGTGAAACACCGGGACGTAACGCATATCCGATTTGCGCAATCGTGCAGTTGCCTGTTCGCCCGTTGAACCGGTCAGCACGATGAATCGCACCTCCGGCGCAGGGCCACGAAGCTGCGGTATCGCCTGGGTTCCATCGCCGCCCGGCAGGCGGTGGTCCACCATGCGGACATCCCTGGGGTCCCCGTATTCCACGAAGCTCAGCGCCTGTTCGACGCATGCGTGACAGACGCCGACATACCGCCCTCCCCCAGGACAGCCGCGAGGCTGTCGCAGATCCATTGCCCATCATCAACAGATCCGTTGGCGCTCCCGGTCTGCAAGACCAGCCACTGTGCATCGCCTGCATTCGGTTACAATATGGCTGATAGGCCGCTGCGGCATCGCCAATAACCATGGCCACCGAATTTTCGCAAACAGGAGAAACACCGAGATGCGCCACGCCCTTACCCTGGCAGCACTGCTCACCGCCTTGGCCCAGTCCTCCAACGCGGGCGATGCGCCGGGATTCGAGTGGACCCAGGAAAAATTCGACCTGGTTGCCGCCGCGGACAGTGCCGCAGGGGAAGCGGTAGCTCAAAAATACCGCTGCCGAAAATGTCACAATGACACCGGAGTCAGCGACGACGAAGACGTTCCGACGATCGCCGGTCAGCGCCCCACCTATATCTACAAGCAGCTCACAGACTTCAAAGACGAGGTTCGCAGCGACGAAGACATGCAGAAGGTGGCGAAAAAGCTCTCAGAACAGGACATGGTGAATATTGCGGCCTGGTACAGCCAACAGCAGCGGCCCGCCATGGTGGGCGGCGACGCACCGTTGGTTGTCAAAATCTGCGACAGCTGCCACGAGAAGGACATTGTCGAAAAGGACGACCGCATCGAGGTCGCGCCGGTGATCACCGGACAGGTCCGCAAGTACCTGAGAAAGTCGATGCAGGCCTTCAAACAGGCCGACCGCAGCAACGACTTGTTCAGCCGCATGCAAAGCGTTTCGCACAAGCTGAACAGTGAGGAGATCACCCGGCTGGCGCGTTACTATGGCGCCTTGGAACCCGACGTCGACTGACAGCCGTGCGGCCTCCCGGCCGGCGTCACTCGTTGGGAAGGACCTCCAGCACATTGGTCTCCTGGCTGGAGAACCATGCCGCCAGGTCGCGCATGTCCTGGTTGCTGAGATTGGCAACCATGTTCCCCATCAGCATGTCCTTGCGCCGGCCGCTTTTGTATTGCTGTAGTGCCTGAAACAGGTACGATTCGTACTGCCCTGCCAGACGCGGGTTCGCGCCGATCACGCTGTTCCCGTCGGCGCCATGACAACCTGCACACACCGCGGATTTCTCTTTGCCCGCCTGCGGATCGCCGCCCGCCTGCGCCTGTCCAGCGCACGTCGCCACAGCTACCAACGAGAGATAGATTGCTGCTTTCATGATCTCATCCATTCACTTGCCGACAGACGAAAAGTAGGCTGCGATGTCCGCGATGTCCTGATCACTGAGACTCTGTGCATTGCCTTGCATTGTGACATGCGCGCGTGTTCCCGAGCGGTATGCGAGCAGCGCCGAGATGATATAGGCCTCGTTCTGCCCCCCGACCTTCGGCACGTGATAGTTGGGGTAGGCATTCGAATACGACGGAATCGCATGACATCCCAGGCAGGTATCCGCCTTCACGCGGCCGCGCTCCGCATCGCCGTCGATGGCATGCGCGCTGGTGGCCGCCAGCCCACCCAGCAGTAAGCCCGCAACCAGTTTTCCACGCAACAATGACCGCATATCCCCCCCTTGTCGTATGCCGCTTCGCGGTTTCGCGAGTATACGCGGATCCCGCTGATTGTTCGCGTTGAAACGGGACAGAATAGTCTATGGACAGCGGAGAGCCGCTCAGGGCGGCGACCGGCCGGCAGGACGGTCGCCCTGGAGGAGATGGGGGATACTGCCAGCGAAACCCGGGGCTCAACAATGCCCCGACCAACCCCGCCGGGGCCTGCACGCGGCAAAGGAAGCCCCGGTAGGGTTGCGGACGGAATCTGTGGTACCGATCACGAGCGACGCGCGAACTGCGATACGCCGCGAAACACGGCGCGCATCAAGGACGACGGGAGCGGTCGACGCCGACCGTCAATACACGGCGGCCAGATCTTCCTCAGTCATCTGGCTCACTTCCTGCTCGAGCAGATTGATCGCCTCGAGCAACGTCGACGAGACGGCGAGCAGCTTTTCCATCAATTCTTCCGCTTCCGCCTGGTGTTCCTTCTTTACCTTGGCAGTGGACTTGAACATCTTCTGCAGAACACCGCGGTCGTCACTACCAAACAACAGCTTGAAGATCTTCATATAGATCTGATGCAGCATCTCATGCGGCGTATCGATCGCCGAATACGCACTGAGCGAGGCGAGTGCCTGGCCCGGCCCGTGATACCAGCGTCCAAATTTGCAGTCGGTATGGATCACCGGCACATGTGCCTGCTCGACTGGAATGCCCACAATCAACGCCTGCGCGTAAGAGCGCCATTGAATATGCGCCGACTTTGCCTGGCGCAACTGCAAGAGAGCCTCTTTCTTGTTCATTTCCACCCTCGATCTTGGTTTCGAACACCGGCGCTGCATAGATTGCAGGCGCGTGTAATCAACACCAGTCCGTGGCCGGAGCAACTACGTCGCGGCGTCAATCTGCCGGAACGAACTCAAATCCCTTGGGCTGCTGGAGGGTAGTGGCGTTCGACGTGGGTTTATCTTTAACTACTGGGGAAAATAAGGTTTTTGTCGCCAGTTGGGCGGGAAATGCCCCCGCACGGCAATGACCGACAGACATAATCGACAGAGGGTCCTCGAGCGCCGGCGCCGATCGTGCCGCAAAGCCAGCTCAGCCGGTATTGCGCACGTCCGCACCCGGCGGCACGCGCCTGTCCGAACCGCGCGCCTTGCGCGATGGACTGCCGAGCAGAAAGGTGATGTCCCGCGCCGGCATCGGCTGGCTGAAATAGAAGCCCTGCAGTTCGTCGCACCCCTGTTGCTTGAGGATCGCGGCCTGATCCTGGGTTTCCACACCTTCGGCGATCACATCCAGCTTCAACCGTTTCGCCATGCTGATGATGGTCGCGGTGATCTCCCGAACGTCGTCGTTGACGGCGATCTCGCGCGTGAACGACTGGTCGATTTTGATGCGGTCGAGCGGAAAGTGCTGCAGGTTGCTGAGCGAAGAGTAACCCGTACCGAAGTCATCGATCGCCAGGCCGATCCCGAGTTGCTTCAAACGGCGCATCGCGGACGTCGCCTCTTCCAGGTTGTGCATCAAGGTGCTCTCGGTGATCTCCAGTTCCAACATTCGGGGATCGAGGCCGCTCTCTGCCAATGCACTCTCCACCTGCTCTACCAGGTGTTCGTCGGCGAACTGCAGCGGCGAGAGGTTGACTGCGAGGCGGATCGGGCGTTCGGCAGATGCATTCCATCGCTGGGTCTGCTCGCAGGCGGTGTGCAACACCCAGGTGCCGATCGTCTGGATCAGACCGGTGTGTTCGGCGACCGGGATGAAGGTGCCGGGGAATACCAGCCCGAGTTCCGGATTGTGCCATCGCAACAGCGCTTCCAGGCCGATGATGTGAATTCCGCTGGCATCGACCTGAGGCTGGTAGTAGACCTCGAATTCACGACGCTCGATCGCATAGATCAGGGCCTGTTCCAGGCGCGATCGTGCGTGTACCTCGCGCGCAATCTCGTTGGAGAAGACGCACGGTACCGGGCTGTGCTCGATCCTCGCGCGAAACATCGCGATATATGCATCGCGCAACAACGCGTTGCCATCCGCGCTGGCCTCAGGCCACAGGCTGAGGCCGATTCGGGGCACGAGAAACACTTTCGAATCCTCTGCAGGCAGCGGTTCCCTCAGCGCCTCGACGAGGTTGTTCGCGACATCCAGCGCCTCTGTGACGCCATTGATTTCCCGCAACAGTATTCCGAAGTCGTCGCTGTTCAGATGGGCCACCAGATCCCCGCTGCGTACGACCCGACCGAGGCGCGTGGCAACGGTGCGCAACAATTCGTCTCCGTCGAGCCGACCGACGATCTCACCGGCTGCCCCCGACCATTTCACATGCACGATGACCAGCGCGGTCGTGCCGGCCGTCTGATCGCCGGTCTGAAGTTGTCGCAGCTGTTGATCGAGCACGAACTGGTTCGGCAGATCGGTGGTCA from Chromatiaceae bacterium harbors:
- a CDS encoding EAL domain-containing protein, giving the protein MAGRVLKRLHPGILLTATLAMAFAYLLASNNTLQRIDYLVYDYFLRASDHRASELVTIVAIDDLSLQRLGRWPWSRRVHARMLERLTEAGARAVGYDVLFAELEEDDSEADRLLAEAMQSNGRTVLAVAPSHPIAGQSISEVLPIPRLAASAAALGHADVEVDVDGLSRSFFLYAGLGTPHWPAFALAIAEVGGGSGPFYERPVSSDGEILGWARSDRYFVPFDARRGAIRTVSFQQVLEDDDLAETLGGQYVLVGAIAAGLGDFLASPVSLEHRRMPGVELSGHILSGILGGRLAREIDSTSYRWLSAGVALLSVMLLLTPSYRTAVVLFPLCVALVLAFTAFLLVGWQIWFPPSAAIAPIILGFPLWGAWTLVREIRINRNLEVRIEHQALHHVTTDLPNQFVLDQQLRQLQTGDQTAGTTALVIVHVKWSGAAGEIVGRLDGDELLRTVATRLGRVVRSGDLVAHLNSDDFGILLREINGVTEALDVANNLVEALREPLPAEDSKVFLVPRIGLSLWPEASADGNALLRDAYIAMFRARIEHSPVPCVFSNEIAREVHARSRLEQALIYAIERREFEVYYQPQVDASGIHIIGLEALLRWHNPELGLVFPGTFIPVAEHTGLIQTIGTWVLHTACEQTQRWNASAERPIRLAVNLSPLQFADEHLVEQVESALAESGLDPRMLELEITESTLMHNLEEATSAMRRLKQLGIGLAIDDFGTGYSSLSNLQHFPLDRIKIDQSFTREIAVNDDVREITATIISMAKRLKLDVIAEGVETQDQAAILKQQGCDELQGFYFSQPMPARDITFLLGSPSRKARGSDRRVPPGADVRNTG
- a CDS encoding c-type cytochrome → MHRLHSVTIWLIGRCGIANNHGHRIFANRRNTEMRHALTLAALLTALAQSSNAGDAPGFEWTQEKFDLVAAADSAAGEAVAQKYRCRKCHNDTGVSDDEDVPTIAGQRPTYIYKQLTDFKDEVRSDEDMQKVAKKLSEQDMVNIAAWYSQQQRPAMVGGDAPLVVKICDSCHEKDIVEKDDRIEVAPVITGQVRKYLRKSMQAFKQADRSNDLFSRMQSVSHKLNSEEITRLARYYGALEPDVD
- a CDS encoding CZB domain-containing protein; its protein translation is MNKKEALLQLRQAKSAHIQWRSYAQALIVGIPVEQAHVPVIHTDCKFGRWYHGPGQALASLSAYSAIDTPHEMLHQIYMKIFKLLFGSDDRGVLQKMFKSTAKVKKEHQAEAEELMEKLLAVSSTLLEAINLLEQEVSQMTEEDLAAVY
- a CDS encoding STAS domain-containing protein; amino-acid sequence: MDLLRALGLEAGGAYPDDIYARYRADGMTMPEHFARYAQDHGTWFIKLGGDLRYSMAPALNALLDRAFEAEDTYRFYVDLTEAEKIDSTCLGVLVRIANWSREQDKPRPIIVTTEAAVTSTLLGVCFDRLFELRGEPVGEVGNLADLTEQGDGAGAFADLVLDAHRRLSEIDAANAEAFREVIDILERDIQQRRRIPVNEP
- a CDS encoding cytochrome c, which encodes MRSLLRGKLVAGLLLGGLAATSAHAIDGDAERGRVKADTCLGCHAIPSYSNAYPNYHVPKVGGQNEAYIISALLAYRSGTRAHVTMQGNAQSLSDQDIADIAAYFSSVGK
- a CDS encoding cytochrome c; the protein is MKAAIYLSLVAVATCAGQAQAGGDPQAGKEKSAVCAGCHGADGNSVIGANPRLAGQYESYLFQALQQYKSGRRKDMLMGNMVANLSNQDMRDLAAWFSSQETNVLEVLPNE